In Thermocrinis minervae, a single genomic region encodes these proteins:
- a CDS encoding 5-formyltetrahydrofolate cyclo-ligase, translating into MSLSEKKSIRSLLLEKRKSLDKDLYSYLSAKVVDNCLRFIETKRPRTVLLFWPIAGEPDIRPLFDHLLQREDLTLTLPKVEDDDLSLYAIKSLEDLQVGKYKVMEPINGLRIEPQQVDLAFVPGLAFDLKGYRLGFGKGFYDKLLPRIRGEKVGVCFSFQVLEELPRDTWDVPVDYILTEDYIKEVER; encoded by the coding sequence ATGTCTCTTTCAGAAAAGAAGAGTATACGTAGCTTATTACTTGAGAAGAGGAAGTCTCTTGATAAAGACCTATACAGCTACCTGTCTGCAAAGGTAGTTGACAACTGCCTTAGGTTTATTGAAACAAAAAGGCCGCGGACTGTACTTCTATTCTGGCCAATAGCAGGTGAGCCTGACATAAGACCTCTCTTTGATCACCTCTTACAGAGAGAAGATCTTACACTTACCCTTCCTAAGGTGGAAGATGATGACCTTTCCCTGTACGCCATTAAAAGCTTAGAAGACCTGCAGGTAGGCAAGTATAAAGTAATGGAGCCAATAAACGGTCTTAGGATAGAACCACAGCAGGTGGATCTGGCTTTTGTTCCTGGCCTGGCCTTTGACCTTAAGGGTTACAGACTGGGCTTTGGGAAGGGTTTTTACGACAAGCTCCTTCCACGCATAAGGGGGGAAAAGGTAGGTGTCTGTTTTAGCTTCCAGGTATTGGAGGAGCTCCCAAGGGACACTTGGGACGTACCCGTTGACTACATACTCACAGAAGACTACATAAAGGAGGTAGAGAGATGA
- the rny gene encoding ribonuclease Y, which translates to MMVEIFLLMSSAIMASIGVYFFVKTKNAQKEQKAELERLKIETDQLLLKAKQEAQAEYERIIEKAREEARALLNNAQTEYTQILERARKEAEAYEKEKKEELRQKELQLERRLEALERREEELFKREKDIREKERSLEEFYKSIREKEKEIEERLKEVEELRSRELLELQRIASLTFEEARREVLKKAEEEARISAIKLAKAIEEEYVQKAEYEAKKIIASAVQRIAPEIAINYTTTTVDLPSNEFKGRIIGREGRNIRTFELLTGVDLIIDDTPDVVTISSFDPLRREIAKEALQRLIEDGRIHPARIEEVVEEVKKEMDEKIRKIGEETCTELGLYDINPGLYYYIGKLYFRTSYSQNVLLHSKEVAYLAGLMAEELGLDAKMARRAGLLHDIGKSISHELGGSHTDIGVELCKKYGEPDLVINAIRAHHNEEPVRYPEVALVCAADALSAARPGARRESLEAYLKRLEKLESIIKSFPGVQNAYAVQAGREVRVIVNPDEISDEEAYVLSKNIARKIEEELDFPGQIKVVVIREKRFVEHAK; encoded by the coding sequence ATGATGGTTGAGATATTTTTACTTATGTCTTCAGCAATCATGGCATCTATAGGCGTTTACTTCTTTGTAAAGACAAAGAATGCTCAAAAAGAACAAAAAGCAGAATTAGAACGCCTTAAGATTGAGACTGATCAACTTCTTCTCAAAGCCAAGCAGGAAGCACAGGCAGAGTACGAACGCATAATAGAAAAGGCAAGGGAAGAAGCCCGTGCACTGCTAAACAACGCTCAGACTGAATACACTCAAATACTGGAAAGGGCAAGAAAAGAAGCTGAAGCTTACGAAAAGGAGAAGAAAGAAGAGTTAAGACAAAAAGAATTACAACTAGAAAGACGCCTTGAAGCTCTAGAAAGAAGAGAAGAAGAACTTTTCAAAAGGGAGAAGGATATACGTGAAAAGGAAAGGAGTTTAGAAGAGTTCTACAAGAGTATAAGAGAGAAGGAAAAGGAAATAGAAGAAAGGCTTAAGGAGGTAGAAGAGCTACGAAGCAGGGAACTACTTGAACTACAAAGGATAGCCTCCCTTACCTTCGAAGAGGCGAGAAGAGAGGTGCTAAAGAAAGCAGAGGAAGAAGCCAGAATATCAGCCATAAAACTTGCCAAGGCCATAGAAGAGGAGTATGTGCAAAAGGCCGAGTATGAGGCCAAGAAGATAATAGCTTCGGCTGTTCAGAGAATAGCACCGGAGATAGCCATAAACTACACCACCACTACTGTAGATTTACCCTCCAATGAGTTTAAAGGTAGGATAATAGGTAGAGAGGGTAGGAATATAAGGACCTTTGAACTCCTAACCGGAGTGGACCTCATAATAGACGACACTCCAGACGTGGTCACCATATCTTCCTTTGATCCATTAAGAAGAGAAATAGCAAAAGAGGCCCTTCAAAGGCTCATAGAGGACGGAAGGATACATCCAGCACGTATAGAAGAAGTAGTGGAAGAGGTAAAAAAGGAAATGGACGAGAAGATAAGGAAAATTGGTGAGGAGACATGTACAGAGCTTGGCTTGTATGACATAAACCCTGGGCTTTACTACTACATAGGAAAACTGTACTTCAGAACAAGCTATTCTCAGAACGTACTCTTACACTCAAAAGAAGTGGCTTATCTAGCCGGACTCATGGCCGAGGAGCTAGGACTAGATGCCAAGATGGCTAGAAGAGCCGGGCTTCTCCACGATATAGGAAAATCCATATCTCATGAGCTCGGTGGTTCACACACAGACATAGGGGTTGAACTGTGTAAAAAGTACGGCGAACCAGACCTGGTCATAAACGCTATAAGGGCACACCACAACGAAGAACCCGTAAGGTATCCCGAAGTAGCCTTGGTATGTGCCGCCGATGCACTGTCTGCAGCAAGACCAGGAGCTAGAAGGGAAAGCCTAGAAGCTTACTTAAAGAGACTTGAAAAGCTAGAAAGCATCATAAAGTCTTTCCCAGGAGTACAGAACGCTTATGCCGTTCAAGCTGGTAGAGAAGTAAGGGTCATAGTAAACCCCGATGAAATCTCAGACGAAGAAGCCTACGTGCTTTCCAAAAACATAGCTAGAAAGATAGAAGAAGAGCTAGACTTTCCAGGACAGATAAAAGTCGTGGTCATAAGGGAGAAGAGGTTTGTAGAACATGCAAAATGA